The genomic stretch AAAATGAAACAGTATTATAAATTTCATGAAGCGATTTCAATACGGTTTCATGTACAAAATCGCCTCCAAAACCAATATGTTTCAAGTTACTAAAATGAACTTTCTTTTTAAAAACGAGCAACTGTTTATAAAAATACGGAACGCCTTCAATGGCAGTAACTATAGTTTTAATTTTCTTATTCGTAATCAAACGAAATATGCTACTAAAAGTTGCTTCACTCGGAATAACTAGCGTGCTATTTTGGTGTGTATATTCTAGCAACGCACTAAAACCATACGAATGCGTCAAAAACGGACTAATCATAACCTGTTGATTTTCACAATACGGCATAAAATCATGTTTTCGAATTGCTTCTAAACTTTTTTCAAATTGCAAAAAAGTATTCCAAATCAACTTTGGTTTTCCTGTCGTTCCGCTAGAAATAAATCCGATTGATGGAACTTTTTTTGTTTTAGTTTGATGATTCTCTGACTGATTTTTTAGTTGACTTAAAGTCAGATCATTCACAGAAAACTTTGAACTCACTTTTTCTTCTTTAGTTGAAATCACAAAACTGCAAGAAGCATCTATTAGTAAACTTTTTTCAAGTGTTGTATCTATCTGAAACGGAAGCAATACAAACGATTTTTGATGTTTAATACACGCCCAAATACAAAAAACCAATAACGCTTGATTTTTAATTTTCAGCGCAATAACTTCATCATTTTTAGCAAGAAATTGTTTTTCAAAATCTTTTACAAACACAAACAATTCCGCAAATGTATATGACGCACTTTCTGTCTGAAGATACGTTTCCGTTGGTTTTCTATTTGCTAAAAGTTTATACAGATTCATGTTTCTTAAAATCTCTGTTGTTTATTATCCTGTTTTCTTTTTTCTGAAGTACAGAAAAGTTTTTGCATTAAAAATTTTTGAAGCTAAGATCAAAATATTTTTTTCATCCGAAACGTAGGTGATTGAGCGGAGTCGAAATCACATTCCATTAGAAAACAAAATCTCACACTTTGAGCAAATCGGCATCAATTCGTTATTATGTGTTTCTCTAAATTTGGTAAACGTTTCTCCGTGCCAAACGTCCTTCATTTCGTTTTCATGCAAATTCCCCATGTTGAATTCCGTGAACTTTTTACACGAAACCACATTTCCAGAAGGCATTACGTCCATACGATTCGAAATTCCCAAACACGTTGCTTTACAAGATGGCGCTTGTGATTTTCCTCTCAAATATGCTTCAATTTCATGCAACTCCAAATTTGGTTGAAAACGAATGCGAATGTTCCAAGTTTTCTCCATAATTC from Kordia antarctica encodes the following:
- a CDS encoding AMP-binding protein: MNLYKLLANRKPTETYLQTESASYTFAELFVFVKDFEKQFLAKNDEVIALKIKNQALLVFCIWACIKHQKSFVLLPFQIDTTLEKSLLIDASCSFVISTKEEKVSSKFSVNDLTLSQLKNQSENHQTKTKKVPSIGFISSGTTGKPKLIWNTFLQFEKSLEAIRKHDFMPYCENQQVMISPFLTHSYGFSALLEYTHQNSTLVIPSEATFSSIFRLITNKKIKTIVTAIEGVPYFYKQLLVFKKKVHFSNLKHIGFGGDFVHETVLKSLHEIYNTVSFSIRYGISEIPSVIGLNRFESLDKNTNTYSILPVYSINITDEILVNSIDDSTKIATGDIGVLVNEKLKIIDRKASFLKVKGYKISPSYIEKVILDSEMIQEVQVLAKNDTLIANIIPLSNYKKTELINFLQQNLPNYSLPDFINEVKSLVRTATGKISRH